From the genome of Candidatus Binatia bacterium:
GACCATCAGCCGCTTCTTGCTTCCTGGGCTGGCCGCCGCCGGCGGCATCCACCTGGGCTTCATCGACCGGTCTGGCCTGGGCATGCGCTACTTCCCATCGTTCAAGCGACTCACGGGCATTGCTGCGGTTGTCATCGCGGCCTGGGCCGTGATGCCGCAGCGTCCTGAAAGCGCGATTTCCTGGCAGCCGTTCGAAGCCGCGAGCCTGGAGGGGGCACGCAACAGCGGCAGGCCCGCGGTCGTCGATTTTCTCGCCGATTGGTGCGTCCCGTGCCGGGAAATGGACCATACAACATTTCGCGATTCCCAAGTGCGGCAGCAAGCCGAACGCTTCGCCATGTTCAAAGCCGACATCACCCAGGATTCGGAGGGGACAGACGAAATCGTCGGTCGCTACCGCGTACGCGGTGTACCGACCGTGCTTGTGTTCGACAGCTCCGGACGCGAGGTGCAGCGGCTGATCGGCTATATCGGGCCCGAGGAAATGGCGAAGGCCATGCATGGCGTGCAGTGAGCGCCCTTGGCTTGTGGCGCAAGCCGCGCTACACTGCCACCGTAGTGAATGACCCGTCGTCGCCCGCCGGCAGTTCTCCTACACTCAACGAACCTATCGTGAGCTTCCGTTCGTTCGCGCTGCCCGAGGTCGTGCAGCAAGGCATTGATGCCGCGGGCTTCACGACCTGTACGCCGATTCAACAGCGCGCGCTGCCGCCGGCGCTGGCGGGCAAAGACGTGGCCGGGCAGGCGCAGACCGGCACCGGCAAGACGGCGACGTTCTTGATCACGGCGTTCACCAAGCTGCTGCAGCACCGTCCCCCGGCGCTTCCGGATCCCGCCCCGCGCGCGCTCGTTATCGCCCCGACGCGTGAGTTGGTCGTGCAGATCTTGCACGACGCCGAGCAACTGGGCCGCTTCACCGGTCTCTCGATGCAGGCGGTGTTCGGGGGTATCGATTACCGCAAGCAACGCGATCTGCTGCGGCAAGGGTGCGACATCCTCGTCGGCACCCCTGGCCGGCTCATCGACTACTTCAAGCAGCAGGTGTACAGCCTACGGCGTATCGAGCTGCTGGTGATCGATGAAGCCGATCGGCTGTTCGATATGGGATTCATTGCCGATCTCCGCTTTCTTCTGCGCCGCCTGCCGCCGTACAACAAGCGACAATCGATGCTGTTCTCGGCGACGTTGTCCTACACCGTGATGGAGCTGGCCTACGAGCACATGAACGATCCGGTCAGGGTCGCCGTCAGCCCCGAGCAGGTAACGGCGGCTAACGTGGAACACGTGCTGTATCACGTCGGGTCTCACGAGAAACTCCCCCTCCTGCTGGGCCTGTTTCGGCGCGAGCAGCCGACGCGGGTGCTGATCTTCGTGAACACCAAACGTGCCGGCGAATGGCTGGCGCGCCGGCTGAGCGAGAATGGTCTCGCCGCCAAGGCGATCACCGGCGATCTCGATCAGCGGGCGCGTCTTCGCCTGATGCACGACTTCAAATCCGGTGGTTTGCTGATCCTGGTGGCCACCGACGTCGCTTCCCGCGGCCTGCACATCGATGACGTGAGCCACGTCATCAACTACGACCTGCCACAGGACGCCGAGAATTACGTCCACCGTGTCGGTCGTACGGCACGCGCCGGCGCGTCAGGAAAGGCGATCACTCTTGCCTGCGAGGAGTACGTCGAATCGCTCGAGAGCATCGAACAGCTCACGGGCTTCAAGATTCCGGTAGAAGACACGCGCGATGAGTTGTTCGTACGCCCGCTGCCGCCGCACGGTGGCGCGCGCCATCAAGGGCATGCGCGCCCCTCGCCGCCCACGCCCCGTCGCCAGAGCCGGCGCCGTGCCCGGGGCAACGGGCGCCACGGCGTCGGCGCAGACGCATCCTAGGGCCGCAGTGCAAGATCGAAAAGCGCTTCCAGTGTAGAGTACAGAGGAGGGAATCATGTTCGGCACAATCAAGAAGGTCGTCCGGGATAAAGGATTCGGTTTTGTCGTTCCCGACGACGGCAGCGACGATGTCTTCTTCCACCGCTCGCGCCTCGCTCCCAAAGTCGTCTTCGAAGACCTGCGCGAAGGTGACGAGGTGGAGTTCCAGGTGACCCAGGGCGAGAAGGGGCCGCAGGCGAACAATCTGAAGGTCCGCTAGGCGGCTTCCAACAAGGCGTGTGAGCGTGCAAGCGTGGGAGTCTGACGGCGCCAGAGCAGGCCAGCATTCCCCCGCCACAACGTTCCCACGTTGGCACAGATCCACGCTCCCACAGCTTACTGCCGCTGGGCTCAGCGGCGTACTGATCGCAGCGTGCTTTTTGTGGTTCGAGCTGTTTCCGCTCGCGTGGGTGGCGTTCGTCCCATTCTTGTGGGCGATCCGCCGGGTCGCCACGGCCCGTGAAGCAGCCCGGGTCGGTTTGGTCGCGGGGGTGGCGACCAACCTGCCGGCCTTCTACTGGCTCGTCTACACCATCCACGTATTCGGTGGCTTCAGCTACCCCGTCGCCCTCTTCTTCTACGCCTGCCTGACGCTGTTCGCCGCCCTCGAGTTCGTGGTGTTCGCGCTCGCCTTGGCGCGAACGGGACCGGGTCCGTTTGGGCTGGCGGTGCCGATTCTCTGGGTGACGCTGGAGTTTTTCTACCCCAACGTGTTCCCCTGGCGCATGGCCAACTGCCAATTGCACGCGCCGGTGCTGATGCAGATCGGTGATCTCACCGGG
Proteins encoded in this window:
- a CDS encoding cold shock domain-containing protein encodes the protein MFGTIKKVVRDKGFGFVVPDDGSDDVFFHRSRLAPKVVFEDLREGDEVEFQVTQGEKGPQANNLKVR
- a CDS encoding DEAD/DEAH box helicase, producing MSFRSFALPEVVQQGIDAAGFTTCTPIQQRALPPALAGKDVAGQAQTGTGKTATFLITAFTKLLQHRPPALPDPAPRALVIAPTRELVVQILHDAEQLGRFTGLSMQAVFGGIDYRKQRDLLRQGCDILVGTPGRLIDYFKQQVYSLRRIELLVIDEADRLFDMGFIADLRFLLRRLPPYNKRQSMLFSATLSYTVMELAYEHMNDPVRVAVSPEQVTAANVEHVLYHVGSHEKLPLLLGLFRREQPTRVLIFVNTKRAGEWLARRLSENGLAAKAITGDLDQRARLRLMHDFKSGGLLILVATDVASRGLHIDDVSHVINYDLPQDAENYVHRVGRTARAGASGKAITLACEEYVESLESIEQLTGFKIPVEDTRDELFVRPLPPHGGARHQGHARPSPPTPRRQSRRRARGNGRHGVGADAS